From the genome of Nitrospira lenta, one region includes:
- a CDS encoding 3-deoxy-D-manno-octulosonic acid transferase encodes MWRLLYNTLLILATPIVLCILLAKKRCRRGLLDRFGLRVRPVLEPSGERRPLIWIHAVSLGEVVAVTPLVKELHRHHPDHKLIVSTVTETGREAVEQRLAGIAEHRYAPLDVPWAVSCVIAQWQPVLYAFVETELWPNLLWTLRDRQVPTVMVNGRLSSRSFARQHIAGLISFYRSVLRSLTLCLMQSERDVQRIVALGADPSRVHRTGNIKFDQPMPSMAAVSSLRTELGLQEGESLLLAGSTHAGEEEMLVAAYRQVIAAHPHAVLMLAPRHTERAADVVALIQAAGLPVQRKSELDSGGAGPRVIILDTRGELARAYHEATVAFVGGTLVPVGGHNLLEPAVWSKPVLFGPYTDHCAEIATLLLESGGAVRVSGAEDLARTVCAWLEDSAARRQVGEAARRTVADNQGALRRSMELIESCLPKDPSPSFRSVGSAPQPMTARP; translated from the coding sequence ATGTGGCGACTGCTCTACAACACTCTTCTCATTCTGGCTACGCCGATCGTCCTCTGTATTTTGCTCGCCAAGAAACGGTGCCGGAGGGGTTTGCTCGACCGGTTCGGGTTGCGCGTCAGGCCGGTCTTGGAACCGTCCGGAGAGCGGCGCCCCTTGATCTGGATTCACGCCGTCTCGCTCGGTGAAGTGGTGGCGGTCACGCCGTTGGTAAAAGAGCTGCATCGCCACCATCCCGATCATAAACTGATCGTCTCGACGGTGACGGAGACGGGGCGCGAGGCGGTTGAACAGCGACTGGCGGGGATTGCCGAGCATCGTTATGCTCCGCTCGATGTTCCCTGGGCTGTGTCCTGCGTGATCGCGCAGTGGCAGCCGGTGCTCTATGCATTTGTCGAGACCGAACTCTGGCCGAATCTCTTATGGACCTTGCGGGATCGGCAGGTGCCGACCGTCATGGTGAACGGACGGTTGTCGTCGCGGTCCTTTGCTCGGCAGCATATCGCCGGCCTCATCTCATTCTATCGTTCGGTGCTGCGGTCGCTCACGCTCTGTCTCATGCAGTCAGAGCGCGATGTGCAGAGAATCGTGGCGCTGGGAGCCGATCCTAGTCGGGTCCATAGGACCGGTAATATCAAGTTCGATCAGCCAATGCCTTCGATGGCGGCAGTGTCGTCGTTGCGTACTGAGTTGGGCCTGCAGGAGGGCGAATCGCTCCTGCTTGCCGGGAGCACGCATGCAGGCGAGGAGGAGATGCTGGTTGCGGCGTACCGACAGGTCATTGCCGCTCATCCGCATGCCGTTCTCATGCTGGCTCCACGCCATACTGAGCGAGCGGCCGATGTCGTGGCGCTGATCCAGGCGGCGGGATTGCCGGTGCAGCGCAAGAGCGAGCTTGATTCAGGCGGGGCCGGGCCGCGAGTCATCATTCTGGATACACGGGGTGAGTTGGCACGGGCCTATCATGAGGCGACCGTGGCATTTGTCGGCGGCACTCTGGTTCCTGTGGGTGGACACAATTTGTTGGAGCCTGCTGTCTGGAGTAAGCCGGTGTTGTTCGGTCCCTATACGGACCATTGCGCGGAAATCGCGACGCTCCTTTTAGAGTCCGGCGGTGCTGTTCGAGTGTCCGGTGCGGAGGATCTTGCTCGCACGGTCTGCGCATGGCTGGAGGATTCGGCCGCCCGTCGCCAAGTCGGGGAGGCCGCACGTCGGACCGTGGCGGACAATCAGGGGGCGTTGCGGCGGAGCATGGAGTTGATCGAATCCTGTTTGCCGAAGGACCCGTCTCCTTCTTTCCGGTCTGTCGGATCTGCGCCGCAGCCCATGACTGCGAGGCCGTGA